In Corynebacterium endometrii, one DNA window encodes the following:
- a CDS encoding DedA family protein produces MTAVIDWVVGLMSTLGAIGVGIAILLENIFPPIPSEVILPLAGFTVSQDKMSFAAALVWATIGSVVGGLMLYWVGRKFGAQRLRAIAERMPLTQPSDVDASLRFFTKYGTHSVFFGRFVPGVRSLISIPAGVNAMPLWQFIGWTALGSFIWNAVLIGLGVWLGAGYEKVGHAIDQFSSVIYAVIALAIVAVIGFMIRRSVRAKKDGYPPSGSPNEP; encoded by the coding sequence ATGACTGCCGTCATTGATTGGGTTGTGGGGCTTATGAGCACGCTTGGTGCTATTGGCGTAGGCATTGCGATTCTTTTGGAAAATATTTTTCCTCCGATCCCCTCTGAGGTAATCCTGCCGCTGGCCGGTTTTACCGTATCGCAGGACAAGATGTCCTTTGCAGCGGCCCTCGTGTGGGCAACCATTGGTTCCGTCGTCGGCGGCCTCATGCTGTATTGGGTGGGCCGAAAGTTCGGCGCGCAACGCCTACGGGCGATTGCCGAAAGGATGCCCCTGACCCAACCCTCTGACGTGGACGCATCACTCAGATTTTTCACTAAGTATGGCACTCACTCGGTGTTTTTCGGCAGGTTCGTGCCGGGCGTGCGTTCCCTTATATCCATCCCCGCCGGCGTCAATGCGATGCCCCTGTGGCAATTCATTGGATGGACCGCGCTGGGGTCTTTCATTTGGAACGCGGTACTCATTGGGCTTGGTGTGTGGCTAGGCGCAGGCTACGAGAAAGTAGGCCACGCGATTGACCAATTCTCCTCCGTAATCTATGCGGTCATCGCCCTAGCTATTGTGGCGGTAATAGGGTTTATGATTCGCCGCAGCGTGCGTGCCAAGAAGGATGGCTATCCCCCAAGTGGATCGCCAAATGAGCCCTAG
- a CDS encoding YccF domain-containing protein encodes MKLILNIIWLVTGGLWLALGYMLFGLLACLLIVTIPAGVASFRMANYALWPFGRTVVEPRHGSKSMSTVGNVIWFIFSGLWLAIGHVTTAAAQAVTIIGIPLAIANIKMIPVTCFPFGKQIVPNDQIPFGYRPMVKM; translated from the coding sequence ATGAAACTTATCTTAAATATCATTTGGTTGGTAACCGGTGGCTTATGGCTTGCCTTGGGCTACATGTTGTTTGGCCTTCTGGCGTGCCTGCTAATCGTAACCATTCCGGCTGGCGTGGCCAGCTTCCGCATGGCCAACTACGCTCTGTGGCCGTTCGGGCGCACGGTGGTGGAGCCACGGCATGGATCCAAGTCCATGTCCACGGTCGGTAATGTAATTTGGTTTATCTTTTCCGGCCTTTGGCTCGCTATTGGCCACGTAACCACCGCGGCCGCCCAAGCCGTCACCATCATCGGCATCCCACTGGCCATAGCGAACATCAAGATGATCCCGGTGACGTGTTTCCCATTCGGCAAGCAGATCGTGCCGAATGACCAGATCCCGTTCGGCTACCGCCCCATGGTGAAGATGTAA
- a CDS encoding SDR family NAD(P)-dependent oxidoreductase, which translates to MIDSKFIKKVTGTVSAKLGKSAGSEGETMDLAGKAIVVTGGGNGIGKEVVSQLLIKGAKVYALDLKVDGLTQLQAAYGDMLKAIECDITDKDRIDELAAELQDTAAVINVAGIIQQFIPVAELDRATMERVMNVNFWGTVNVTTAFLPVLQAKPEAGIINISSMGGLVPVPGQSFYGASKAAVKLFTEGLFAELRETSVHVGVVFPGGVATDIMGNSGVERKSSAEEKNTEEAVASLTTPQDAAAQIIEALENKRVRTTIGKDCNAVDKMGRVAPVKAIELIARKMKDVG; encoded by the coding sequence ATGATTGATTCGAAGTTCATTAAAAAAGTTACCGGTACGGTGAGCGCGAAGCTCGGCAAGAGTGCCGGCTCGGAAGGCGAGACCATGGACCTGGCCGGCAAGGCTATTGTGGTTACTGGCGGGGGCAACGGCATTGGCAAGGAGGTAGTCTCCCAGCTGCTTATCAAGGGGGCTAAGGTCTATGCCTTGGACCTTAAAGTCGACGGACTGACCCAGCTGCAGGCGGCGTATGGTGACATGCTCAAGGCAATAGAGTGTGACATCACCGATAAGGACCGCATAGATGAACTGGCGGCCGAGCTTCAAGATACCGCCGCCGTTATCAACGTGGCCGGTATCATTCAGCAGTTCATCCCGGTGGCTGAGCTTGACCGCGCAACCATGGAGCGCGTAATGAACGTGAATTTCTGGGGCACAGTGAATGTCACCACCGCGTTCCTCCCAGTGCTTCAGGCCAAACCGGAGGCGGGCATCATCAACATCTCCTCCATGGGTGGCCTTGTCCCCGTCCCCGGGCAGAGTTTCTACGGCGCCTCCAAGGCGGCGGTGAAGCTTTTCACCGAGGGCCTCTTCGCCGAGTTGCGTGAGACCTCCGTGCATGTGGGCGTGGTCTTCCCCGGCGGCGTGGCGACGGACATCATGGGCAACTCCGGCGTCGAGCGTAAGTCTTCCGCAGAGGAGAAGAACACCGAGGAGGCCGTAGCGTCCCTGACCACACCACAGGATGCCGCGGCTCAGATCATCGAGGCGCTGGAAAACAAGCGCGTCCGCACCACCATCGGCAAGGACTGCAATGCCGTGGACAAGATGGGGCGCGTAGCACCGGTGAAGGCGATTGAGCTTATCGCTAGGAAGATGAAGGACGTGGGCTAA
- the pgi gene encoding glucose-6-phosphate isomerase yields MDITAQPQWDTLTKLYDAKKGLNLRELFAADAQRASSLSFDAAGLHVDLSKNLVDAETIDALVEVAKAADLESKRDAMFAGEHINNTEDRAVLHTALRLPPERDLKMDGQDVAADVHEVLGRMRDFATALRSGKWLGHTGHTIKKIVNIGIGGSDLGPAMAAKALRSYEVAGISADFVSNVDPADMASTLEKLDPGSTLFIVASKTFTTQETLTNAHAARRWLLEQFDGDESAIAKHFVAVSTNEEKVKEFGIDTANMFGFWDWVGGRYSVSSAIGLSLMCTIGPLDFMRFLAGFHAMDEHFRTTPLEDNVPVLMGLLGIWYTDFFGAQAHAVLPYSQDLARFPAYLQQLTMESNGKSVRHDGSAVTTTTGEIYFGEPGTNGQHAFFQLLHQGTHIVPADFIGFARPKEDFPTADGTGSMHDLLMGNFFAQTKVLAFGKTAEEIAAEGVDGNLVAHKVMPGNRPTTTIMAEELTPAVLGALIALYEHITFVQGVIWDINSFDQWGVELGKQQANDLAPAVSGAEAANSGDSSTDELIGWYRAHRA; encoded by the coding sequence ATGGACATCACCGCACAGCCACAGTGGGACACGCTCACCAAGCTTTATGACGCCAAGAAGGGGCTGAACCTGCGCGAACTGTTCGCCGCTGATGCGCAGCGTGCGTCTTCCCTTTCATTCGACGCTGCGGGTCTGCACGTAGACCTGTCTAAGAACTTGGTCGATGCAGAGACCATTGACGCTCTGGTTGAGGTCGCTAAGGCTGCGGACTTGGAATCCAAGCGCGACGCCATGTTTGCCGGCGAGCACATCAACAACACTGAAGACCGCGCGGTACTGCACACGGCACTACGCCTGCCACCAGAGCGCGACCTAAAGATGGATGGCCAGGACGTCGCGGCCGACGTTCATGAAGTCCTGGGCCGTATGCGCGACTTTGCCACTGCCCTGCGTTCCGGCAAGTGGCTGGGCCATACCGGCCACACCATCAAGAAGATCGTGAATATTGGCATCGGCGGTTCTGACTTGGGCCCTGCTATGGCCGCTAAGGCTCTGCGCTCCTACGAGGTGGCGGGCATTTCGGCAGACTTCGTCTCGAACGTCGACCCAGCGGATATGGCCTCCACCCTCGAAAAACTGGATCCGGGCTCGACGCTTTTCATCGTCGCCTCGAAGACTTTTACCACCCAGGAAACGCTAACCAACGCGCATGCCGCACGCCGCTGGCTTCTGGAGCAGTTTGACGGCGATGAGTCCGCCATCGCCAAGCATTTCGTTGCCGTGTCCACCAATGAGGAAAAGGTCAAAGAATTCGGTATCGATACGGCCAACATGTTTGGCTTCTGGGACTGGGTTGGTGGCCGTTACTCCGTCTCCTCGGCTATTGGACTGTCATTGATGTGCACCATCGGCCCGCTGGACTTTATGCGCTTCCTCGCGGGTTTCCACGCCATGGATGAGCACTTCCGCACCACCCCATTGGAGGACAATGTCCCGGTTCTCATGGGTCTGCTGGGCATCTGGTACACGGATTTCTTCGGCGCTCAGGCACACGCCGTTCTGCCCTATTCCCAGGATCTCGCCCGCTTCCCAGCCTACTTGCAGCAATTGACTATGGAGTCTAACGGCAAGTCCGTGCGCCACGATGGTTCAGCAGTGACCACCACAACCGGCGAGATCTACTTTGGTGAGCCCGGAACAAATGGGCAGCACGCGTTCTTCCAGCTGCTTCATCAGGGAACCCACATAGTCCCGGCTGACTTTATTGGGTTCGCCCGCCCCAAGGAGGACTTCCCTACCGCAGACGGCACCGGTTCAATGCATGACCTACTCATGGGCAACTTCTTCGCCCAGACTAAGGTCTTGGCGTTCGGCAAGACCGCAGAGGAGATCGCCGCGGAGGGCGTGGATGGAAACCTTGTAGCGCACAAGGTCATGCCAGGAAACCGCCCAACTACCACCATCATGGCCGAAGAGCTAACCCCAGCAGTCCTGGGCGCTCTTATTGCCCTCTACGAACACATCACCTTTGTCCAGGGCGTTATCTGGGACATTAATTCCTTCGATCAGTGGGGCGTCGAGCTGGGCAAGCAGCAGGCAAATGACCTGGCTCCTGCCGTATCCGGAGCCGAAGCAGCCAACTCCGGTGATTCCTCCACCGATGAACTCATTGGCTGGTACCGCGCCCATCGCGCTTAA